The following proteins come from a genomic window of Trifolium pratense cultivar HEN17-A07 linkage group LG4, ARS_RC_1.1, whole genome shotgun sequence:
- the LOC123882176 gene encoding leghemoglobin 1 yields the protein MAFTDKQESLVNSSYESFKQNLSGNSIFFYTFILEKAPAAKELFSFLKGSAGVQDSPQLQGHAEKVFGLVRDSAGQLRATGTVVLGDASLGAIHVQKGVVDPHFVVVKEALLQTIKKAVGDKWSAELSTAWEVAYDALATAIKKAY from the exons atgGCTTTCACTGACAAGCAAGAGAGTTTAGTGAATAGCTCTTATGAATCATTCAAACAAAACCTTTCTGGAAATAGTATTTTCTTCTATACTTT tATATTAGAGAAAGCACCTGCAGCAAAGGAATTGTTCTCTTTTCTTAAGGGGTCAGCTGGAGTACAAGATAGCCCTCAACTCCAGGGCCATGCTGAAAAAGTTTTTGGATTG GTACGCGACTCAGCTGGTCAACTCCGAGCAACAGGAACAGTAGTGTTGGGAGATGCTTCATTGGGTGCTATTCACGTTCAAAAAGGAGTTGTTGATCCTCATTTTGTG GTGGTTAAAGAAGCTTTGCTACAAACTATAAAGAAAGCAGTAGGGGACAAATGGAGCGCAGAGCTGAGCACTGCTTGGGAAGTAGCTTATGATGCATTGGCAACTGCAATTAAGAAAGCATATTAA